A genomic stretch from Heterodontus francisci isolate sHetFra1 chromosome 23, sHetFra1.hap1, whole genome shotgun sequence includes:
- the LOC137382946 gene encoding probable G-protein coupled receptor 139, giving the protein MLTQILSKCCFGATSDLFLFLPVNFVAIVILSRGKCGLSKCITRYLVGMAAADLLVVISEPIFYRIGQTYFPHSFLFITPVCSFIYCLIFTATEVSVWLTVAFTFDRFLAICCEKLKTNYCTEKMAALVIGTVIVLSCFVSVPWYFRYEPDYIIDHVPWYCITKPSFFRSTSWAGFVIFYVILTSCVPFFLILLLNLLTVRRILAASRARRGLQGRRNGKSHKDPEMENRRKSIILLFSISGSFILLWLTQVVFYIYQRIAKIYSYPVTDPLYFIEVTANMLQLLSTCTNTCIYVLTQTKFREELKNAVKYPFNLIVKLVKS; this is encoded by the coding sequence ATGTTAACTCAGATCCTGTCAAAATGCTGCTTTGGTGCCACGTCTgatctttttctctttcttccagttaacttcgtggcgattgtgatcttgtcccggggaaagtgcggtctctccaaatgtatcactcgctacctggtgggaatggcagcggCTGACCTCCTGGTTGTGATCTCCGAACCGATATTTTACAGAATTGGTCAGACATATTTCCCACATTCATTCCTTTTCATTACTCCAGTGTGCAGTTTTATTTACTGCCTGATTTTTACAGCCACAGAGGTTTCAGTCTGGCTCacagttgctttcacctttgatcgatttctggctatttgttgtgagaagctgaaaacaaattaTTGCACAGAGAAAATGGCTGCCTTGGTCATAGGAACTGTTATTGTGCTGAGCTGTTTcgtgtctgtcccctggtactttagatATGAACCTGACTATATAATTGATCATGTTCCCTGGTATTGTATCACTAAACCGAGCTTCTTTAGGTCCACTTCATGGGCCGGATTTGTCATTTTTTACGTCATTTTAACCTCTTGTgtgccgttctttctgattttgctgctcaatctgCTCACCGTCCGGCGTATTTTGGCTGCTAGTAGGGCTCGCAGGGGTCTCCAGGGCCGCAGAAATGGAAAGagtcacaaagacccagagatggagaaccgaaggaaatccatcatcttacttttcagcatatctggcagtttcatattgttATGGCTGACACAGGTCGTATTTTACATTTACCAACGAATTGCAAAGATTTATTCTTACCCCGTGACAGACCCTCTTTATTTCATCGAAGTAACAGCCAATATGCTTCAGCTTCTCAGTACCTGCACCAACACGTGCATTTATGTTCTCACACAAACGAAGTTCAGAGAGGAATTGAAGAATGCAGTGAAATATCCATTcaatctaattgttaaattagttaaatcTTAG